The Candidatus Aminicenantes bacterium DNA window CCTCCCCGGCATCCCGGCCTTAGACGTCCGGGATCAATGCAGCGGCTTCCTCTACGGCCTCTCCGTCGCCGATCAGTACATCCGGACCGGAACCTACAAACGCATCCTGCTCGTGGCTTCCGAGGTTCAATCCACCAATCTCGATTTCTCCGATGAAGGCCGGGATCTCGCGGTCTTGTTCGGCGACGGCGCCGCGGCCGTCATCTGCGAGCCGTACGACGGGGACGACGGCCGCGGCCTGCTCTCGACCCATCTCTGGGCGGACGGCCGCTTCGTCGAGGAGCTCTGGCAGCCTTTTCCCACGGTCAAGGACAAGCATTACATCCACCAGGGCTTGATCGACAACCATCTGGCCGTTCCTCATATGGACGGCAAACGCGTCTTCATGAACGCCTGCGAGCGGATGCCCGAAGCCGTTATGACCGCCCTCGAAGCCAATGGGCTGACGATCGGCGATGTCTCCCTGCTCATCCCCCACCAGGCCAACGACCGCATCTCGCAGATGGTGGCCAAGAAGCTTCAGATCCCTCTCGACAAGGTCGTCCGCAATATCGAGCGGTTCGGCAACACCACCGCCGCCTCGATTCCCATCGCTCTGGACGAATCGGTCCGTGAGGGCCGCCTCAAGCCCGGCGACATCCTGGTCTTGACCGCGTTCGGCTCGGGCTTCACCTGGGCGTCCGCGGTCATCCGATGGTGAACCCCGGATTTCCGCCGCGCCCCATCTCTGGCACGATAATTGCTGCTTTATCAAGCGTGAACACAGGTCCGGCTTCGTCCACCTGGAGCCGATCCCGCGCCGGATGGCCGCCGCCCCTGGAAATTGCATTTTTCGACTTATCTGTGCTAGGATGCCCAAGATATCCCAAGATCTCTTGAATACAAATTTCTTTACAATGAGGAGGAGGAGGTCATGAGGAAAAAGCTTATCCTGCTGCTATGCGGGATCGGTATCCTGGCCGGATCCGGATGGCTGCTCTCGCAAGCCAGCGGCGAGGATGCCAAGTTCATCAAGATCGTCGATTCGTACCTGGACGAATACTGGAAGTTCTATCCCACGGCCGGCACGGCCGTCGGATTCGCCAAGTACGCCGACAAGCTCGAGGATTTCAGCGAGGGCGCCATCGAGAAGCGGGGCACGGCCCTGGACGGATTCAACAAGGATCTGGTGACCAAGGTCGCCGCCGACAAGCTCAGCCCCGAGACCCAGGTCGACCGCGAGATCCTGCTCGATGCCATCGACTTTGAGCTCTTCCGGCTGGAGAATCTCGTTCCCCAGCAGTACAATCCCCTCTTCTACAATGAGATCATTCTCAACAGCCTGCGCGGGCTGCTGGGCAAGGGTGTCACCGACGCCAAGCTCGCCGCCGCCACGGCCCGGGCCAAGGCCCTGCCCGGCTTCATCAAGCAGGCTAAAGAAAACCTTAAGACTCCGCCCAAGGAGTACACCGATGCGGCCGTCAAGCAGTTCGCCGCCATCCTCGACTATTACAAGACCGAGCTGCCCAAGGCGATTGAATCCGTCAACGGCGAGGCCAAGGCCAAGTTCCAGGCCGAAGCGGCCAAGGCCGTGGCCGCGGTCGAGGACTGGGGCAAGTTCCTGGCCGGCGATCTGCTGGCCAAGTCCACCGGCAACTTCCGGCTCGGACCCGAAGGCCACACCAAGCTCCTCCGTCTGACCGGGCAAAACAATATCCTGGTCCAAGAGCTCATCGATCGCTCCAAGGCCGACATCAATAATATCAAGGTCGAGATGGCCCGGATTTGCGTGTCCTACTACCCGGTCATGTACCCCGCCATTGATCTGGCCAAGCTCAACGCCGGCAGTGTGGAGGCCGGCCAAAACTATGTCATCAGAGGTGTTTTGGACAAGATCAAGGGTGATCACATGAACCGGGCCGACTGGGTGGGCCAGGTCAAGGCCTCGGCGGCCGAGATCAAAGAGTTCGTGGCTAAGACCAAACTCCTCGACGTGCCCGACGTCGACCTGACGATCGACGCAATGGAGCCCTTCCACCAGGGCCTGACCTGGCTGAAGCTCGCCGGCCCCGCTCCCTACGAGACGGCCGGCCCCTTCAGCGTCCAGGTTCAGCCCATCCCGGCCGACTGGACGGACGAAAAGGCGAATTCCTTTCTCGAGGAGTTCAACCACTACTATCTCCCGTTCTGGACGATCGAGCGAATCTACCCGGGCTCTTTCTTCCCCGCCGCCATCACCCGCAAGAACGCCAACATCCTGCGCAAGCTTCACCCCAGCCAACCGCTCATCGCCGGCTGGCCGCTTTATATCGAAGACACGTTCATCTACGCCGGCTTCGGCGAGTACGATCTGCGCCTGCGCCTGAACCAGCTCAAGCTCATGCTCAAGGCCGTCATCGACTTCCAGATGGAGCTCAACGTCCATCAGGGCAACATGACCAAGGAGCAGGTCGTCGCCTATATGACCAAGCAGGGCTTCATGACCCCGGCCGAGGCCGAGCGCAAGTGGGACATGATCGTCCTCAACCCCGGCTTAGCCGTCTATCCCTACATGGGGCTGCAGGAAATTCTGGATCTTGAGAAGGCCGCCAAGCAGACTCAAGGCCAAGCCTTCAACAAGAAGGAATTCGCGGCCAAGCTGCTGAGCTTCGGACCCATGCCGCTGCGGTCGCTGAAGAACAAGTTCGCCCAGTAAGGGCGCGTTGTCCCGCCATCCCCCGCTCATCCTTCCCCGCCGAAGGATGAGCGGGGGTTTTTTTTGAGCCGACCCATGAGCGACGAAAAGACTCTCCCCTCCGATCCGCATCCCGCGCCCGCGCCGGACTCCATCTTCCCCGATACCCACGCCCATTTGGATATGCCGGAGTTCGACCCGGACCGGAATGAAGTACTGACCCGGGCCCAAGCCGCCGGCATCGGGGCCATCCTCTGCCCCATCGACATCTCCTCCGAACGGAGCCGGCGAATCACGCTGGAGCTCCTCCGAACCCAGGCTTGGATCCGAGCCGCAGCCGGCCTTCATCCTCACCAGGCCAAGGACTGGTCGCCGGCCCGGGCCGAAGAGATCGTCGGCCTGGCCCGATCGGGCTCTCTCGTCGCGGTCGGCGAGATCGGCCTCGACTATCACTATGATTTTTCCACTCCGGCCGAACAGCGCCGGGCTTTTGCCGAACAGCTCGCCCTGGCCGAGACCCTCGGCCTCCCGGCGATTATCCACAGCCGCTTGGCCGGGTCGGATATCCGGTCGGCCGTGGACGGGGAAAATTTCTCGCGGGGCGGCATCCTGCACTGTTTCACCGAGGACTGGCCGTTCGCCGCGTCCATGATCGACCGCGGCTTTTGGATCTCCTTTTCGGGCATCCTGACTTTTCCGAGCGCCGGGAATCTGCGCGAAGTCGCCGCCCGGGTCCCCCTCGATCGGCTGCTCGTGGAGACCGACGCGCCGTATCTGGCTCCGGTGCCCTACCGCGGACGCGTCAAGCGCAACGAGCCGGCCTTCGCCGCGGCGACAGCCCGGTTTCTGGCCGGCTTGCGCGGACTCGATCCGGCCGATCTAGCCCCTTCGCTGCGCCGGAACTACGAAGCCTTCCTGGTTTCGCGGCCGGCCCCGGCCGTTTGACCCCTTTCCGGGCTCCGTGCTAAGATGAACGCCCCGCCATGGATAATTCGCCCGTTGCCGCCGCCCTCAGCGACCTTTACCGGCCCATCCTCCCCGATCTGGCGCTGGTCGAGGACGAGCTGAGGCGGGTCGTGCCCG harbors:
- a CDS encoding ketoacyl-ACP synthase III; translated protein: MTRRTIITGTGHYVPPRIVTNFDLEKLMTTSDEWIQQRSGIKTRHHVDLGVGSSDLGVEAAARAIESAGIDKAGLDFIIAATVSPDYLFPGIGVQIGAKLGLPGIPALDVRDQCSGFLYGLSVADQYIRTGTYKRILLVASEVQSTNLDFSDEGRDLAVLFGDGAAAVICEPYDGDDGRGLLSTHLWADGRFVEELWQPFPTVKDKHYIHQGLIDNHLAVPHMDGKRVFMNACERMPEAVMTALEANGLTIGDVSLLIPHQANDRISQMVAKKLQIPLDKVVRNIERFGNTTAASIPIALDESVREGRLKPGDILVLTAFGSGFTWASAVIRW
- a CDS encoding DUF885 family protein; the encoded protein is MRKKLILLLCGIGILAGSGWLLSQASGEDAKFIKIVDSYLDEYWKFYPTAGTAVGFAKYADKLEDFSEGAIEKRGTALDGFNKDLVTKVAADKLSPETQVDREILLDAIDFELFRLENLVPQQYNPLFYNEIILNSLRGLLGKGVTDAKLAAATARAKALPGFIKQAKENLKTPPKEYTDAAVKQFAAILDYYKTELPKAIESVNGEAKAKFQAEAAKAVAAVEDWGKFLAGDLLAKSTGNFRLGPEGHTKLLRLTGQNNILVQELIDRSKADINNIKVEMARICVSYYPVMYPAIDLAKLNAGSVEAGQNYVIRGVLDKIKGDHMNRADWVGQVKASAAEIKEFVAKTKLLDVPDVDLTIDAMEPFHQGLTWLKLAGPAPYETAGPFSVQVQPIPADWTDEKANSFLEEFNHYYLPFWTIERIYPGSFFPAAITRKNANILRKLHPSQPLIAGWPLYIEDTFIYAGFGEYDLRLRLNQLKLMLKAVIDFQMELNVHQGNMTKEQVVAYMTKQGFMTPAEAERKWDMIVLNPGLAVYPYMGLQEILDLEKAAKQTQGQAFNKKEFAAKLLSFGPMPLRSLKNKFAQ
- a CDS encoding TatD family hydrolase produces the protein MSDEKTLPSDPHPAPAPDSIFPDTHAHLDMPEFDPDRNEVLTRAQAAGIGAILCPIDISSERSRRITLELLRTQAWIRAAAGLHPHQAKDWSPARAEEIVGLARSGSLVAVGEIGLDYHYDFSTPAEQRRAFAEQLALAETLGLPAIIHSRLAGSDIRSAVDGENFSRGGILHCFTEDWPFAASMIDRGFWISFSGILTFPSAGNLREVAARVPLDRLLVETDAPYLAPVPYRGRVKRNEPAFAAATARFLAGLRGLDPADLAPSLRRNYEAFLVSRPAPAV